A window of the Brassica napus cultivar Da-Ae chromosome C5, Da-Ae, whole genome shotgun sequence genome harbors these coding sequences:
- the LOC106367451 gene encoding organic cation/carnitine transporter 6-like, translating to MTDQSEPLLLSHICADDSDVNDRTSSEELTFDSIVEQSLSDFGFWQLFQVVLVGLALFFDAFPIFITVYTDAYPTWHCVNHTICDHSTSDICKLPRSAWEWDGGSKDKTVISEFGLECSSSLLRGMPSSAFYIGAIVGGFFLALIPDGSLGRKKLVLFSTFAMSVTSMFVVFSTNVWIYTTLKFVIGFTRSQTWSYALVLISERVPTKWRPRVTMIPFTLFVLGFMSLSGVAYLARHSSWRYLYLYTAVPATFYCIFLYLFALESPRWLHLQGNNEEAIVVLKSLSSKNKAYLESLISKLPLEQETVEALPRYSIKDFFFRKWAFRRILVVMVILFGMGMSYYGVPLAVRDIDVNIYLSETLNAVVELPTFIITPFILERVNRRSSVLVNTLLGGASGVLCFVLSVFGKTGIAFAFELGTFFCARTGFNLMAVYMVEMFPTCVRSSATMMFRQALVVGGACCPLIASIGRDLPSVSFAIFGVAMSGLGLFVLILPETKGSSLCDTMEEQEKRDQTINTSNCC from the coding sequence atgACTGACCAGTCAGAACCACTGTTATTGTCTCATATCTGCGCCGATGATTCCGACGTCAACGACAGAACCAGTTCAGAAGAGTTGACTTTCGACAGCATTGTCGAACAGAGTCTATCAGATTTTGGGTTCTGGCAACTCTTCCAGGTAGTCCTCGTTGGACTCGCTCTGTTCTTCGATGCATTTCCGATATTCATCACCGTTTACACAGACGCATACCCCACGTGGCACTGTGTTAACCACACGATCTGCGACCACTCCACTTCCGACATCTGCAAGCTCCCAAGATCAGCATGGGAATGGGACGGTGGCTCCAAGGACAAAACCGTCATTTCAGAATTTGGACTCGAGTGCTCGAGCTCTTTACTCAGAGGTATGCCTAGTTCTGCTTTCTACATCGGTGCCATCGTTGGTGGATTCTTTCTAGCTTTAATCCCAGATGGTTCCTTGGGCCGCAAGAAACTAGTATTGTTCTCAACCTTTGCAATGTCAGTCACTTCAATGTTTGTTGTTTTCTCAACCAACGTATGGATTTACACAACCCTAAAGTTTGTCATCGGATTCACGAGATCACAGACTTGGTCATATGCGCTGGTTCTCATCAGTGAGCGAGTCCCCACCAAATGGAGACCAAGAGTTACCATGATTCCATTTACCCTTttcgttttagggtttatgtcaTTGTCTGGAGTGGCTTACCTTGCTCGACACTCTTCATGGAGATATCTCTATCTCTACACAGCCGTTCCAGCAACATTCTATTGTATCTTCCTCTACCTCTTCGCACTCGAATCACCACGGTGGCTTCACTTGCAAGGAAACAACGAAGAAGCCATTGTTGTTCTCAAAAGCCTGTCATCGAAGAACAAAGCCTACTTGGAATCACTAATTTCTAAGTTACCCCTGGAGCAAGAAACCGTTGAAGCACTGCCAAGGTACTCGATTAAGGACTTCTTCTTCCGAAAGTGGGCTTTTCGGAGGATATTAGTTGTTATGGTCATATTGTTTGGAATGGGAATGTCATACTACGGAGTTCCATTAGCAGTTAGAGACATAGACGTCAACATATACTTGAGTGAAACCCTAAACGCAGTGGTGGAGTTGCCTACTTTCATTATCACTCCGTTCATATTGGAGAGGGTCAACAGAAGAAGCTCTGTTCTAGTGAACACCTTACTAGGTGGAGCCTCTGGGGTGCTTTGTTTCGTTCTCAGCGTTTTCGGAAAAACCGGGATCGCGTTTGCGTTTGAACTTGGGACATTTTTTTGTGCAAGGACCGGATTTAACCTAATGGCGGTTTATATGGTTGAAATGTTTCCGACTTGTGTAAGAAGTTCAGCAACAATGATGTTTAGACAAGCTCTTGTTGTTGGAGGAGCTTGTTGTCCGCTCATTGCTTCCATTGGGAGAGATCTACCATCAGTATCCTTTGCCATTTTCGGAGTTGCCATGTCTGGTTTGGGGTTGTTCGTTTTGATTCTTCCCGAGACAAAAGGTTCAAGTCTCTGTGACACAATGgaagaacaagaaaaaagagATCAAACCATAAACACTAGCAACTGTTGCTGA
- the LOC106367450 gene encoding cation/H(+) antiporter 1, which produces MDPKMLFCLPEGDALFNPLNTMFIQMACILVFSQFFYLFLKPCGQAGPVAQILAGIVLSLLTIIQKVHDFFLQKDSASYYIFFSFLLRTCFMFLIGLELDLDFMKRNLKNSIVITLGSLVSCAIIWIPFLWFLVRFLHIKGDILTLYVAFLVTLSNTASPVVIRSIIDWKLHTSEIGRLAISCGLFIEMTNIFIYTMVIAYISGKMTGDIFAYTFATVVIIFINRFLASWLPKRNPKEKYLSKAETLAFFILILIIALTIESSNINSTGFVFLVGLMFPREGKTYRTMINRLSYPIHEFVLPVYFGYIGFRFSVHSLTKRHYLVLCMIVALSMVAKLLGVLCACLFLKIPKKYWLFLSTILSAKGHIGLVLLDSNLTYKKWFTPIIHDMLIATLVITTLLSGVISSLLLRTQEKGFSHQKTSLEFHDTKEELRVLTCVYGVRQARGLISLISALNGVSSSPFTPYLMHLIPLSKKRKTELLYHELDEDGVNSNGGDDEFGTNEGLEINDSIDSFTRDRKVMIRQVKRVALMENMHEEICNGSEDLHVSIVFLPFHKHQRIDGKTTNDGEVFRDMNRKVLKQAQCSIGIYVDRNITGFHQLHGFESVQHVAALFFGGPDDREALSLCQWLINNSQIHLTIIQFVAYGSETENLVGDAVTKENNDVLMEIVGNDQTNDETDRTFLEEYYNRFVTTGQVGFIEKRVSNGEQTLTILREIGEMYSLFVVGKNRGGCLMTSGMNDWEECPELGTIGDFLASSNMDVNASVLVVQRHRHSFEIFVDE; this is translated from the exons ATGGATCCAAAAATGTTGTTCTGTCTACCAGAAGGAGATGCATTGTTTAATCCACTCAATACAATGTTTATTCAAATGGCTTGCATTCTCGTCTTCTCTCAGTTCTTCTATCTTTTCCTTAAACCCTGTGGCCAAGCTGGTCCCGTTGCTCAAATTCTC GCTGGGATTGTATTGAGTTTGCTCACAATAATCCAAAAAGTCCACGATTTCTTCCTCCAAAAAGACTCAGCAAGCTATTACatctttttctcatttcttttacGAACATGTTTCATGTTCTTGATCGGTCTCGAACTTGATCTTGACTTTATGAAACGAAACTTGAAGAACTCCATTGTCATAACCTTAGGCTCCTTAGTCTCTTGTGCCATCATCTGGATCCCTTTCCTCTGGTTCCTCGTTCGTTTTCTACATATCAAAGGGGACATCTTAACGTTGTACGTAGCCTTCCTGGTTACCTTATCGAACACGGCATCTCCTGTGGTCATCCGCTCAATCATTGACTGGAAACTCCACACATCTGAGATCGGAAGGCTAGCGATATCCTGCGGATTGTTCATCGAGATGACCAACATTTTCATCTACACTATGGTCATTGCTTACATCTCCGGGAAAATGACAGGAGACATCTTTGCCTACACATTTGCCACGGTTGTTATAATTTTCATCAATAGATTCTTAGCTTCATGGCTCCCTAAAAGAAACCCTAAAGAGAAGTACCTCTCCAAAGCTGAAACGCTCGCTTTCTTCATCCTTATTCTAATAATTGCGTTAACCATTGAATCCAGCAACATAAACTCAACTGGTTTCGTGTTCTTGGTTGGACTAATGTTTCCAAGAGAAGGTAAAACTTACAGAACGATGATCAACCGGCTGAGTTACCCGATTCACGAGTTTGTTCTTCCGGTTTACTTTGGTTACATCGGGTTTAGATTCAGCGTCCACTCTCTAACCAAACGTCATTACCTAGTCCTCTGTATGATAGTGGCTTTAAGCATGGTAGCAAAGCTTCTAGGAGTCTTATGTGCATGCTTATTCCTTAAGATCCCAAAGAAGTATTGGCTTTTCTTGTCTACGATTCTTTCAGCGAAAGGCCATATTGGTCTGGTCCTCCTCGACTCAAACTTGACCTACAAG AAATGGTTTACTCCGATAATTCATGATATGCTCATTGCGACACTGGTGATCACGACTTTGTTAAGCGGAGTAATATCTTCTCTATTACTTAGAACGCAAGAAAAGGGTTTCTCACACCAAAAAACATCGCTTGAGTTCCATGATACCAAAGAGGAGCTACGTGTGCTGACTTGCGTCTACGGTGTGCGTCAAGCTCGTGGACTAATCTCTCTAATATCTGCTCTAAATGGAGTTTCTTCTTCACCTTTCACACCTTATCTCATGCACCTCATACCTCTCTCCAAGAAGCGGAAAACAGAGCTATTGTACCACGAACTAGACGAAGATGGAGTGAACTCCAATGGAGGAGACGATGAGTTCGGGACCAACGAAGGACTAGAGATAAATGACTCGATAGACTCATTCACTAGAGACAGAAAGGTCATGATCCGGCAAGTAAAACGAGTAGCGCTGATGGAGAACATGCACGAAGAGATCTGTAACGGGAGTGAAGATCTTCACGTCTCCATCGTGTTTCTTCCGTTCCATAAACACCAGAGGATCGATGGCAAAACTACAAACGACGgggaagtgtttcgggatatGAACCGGAAGGTTCTGAAGCAAGCACAGTGTTCGATCGGTATCTATGTGGATAGAAACATAACCGGGTTCCACCAGCTTCACGGGTTTGAGTCGGTACAACACGTCGCTGCATTGTTCTTTGGTGGTCCTGATGATCGAGAGGCTCTGTCCTTGTGCCAGTGGCTTATCAATAACTCTCAGATTCACCTCACTATCATACAGTTTGTCGCTTATGGCTCGGAGACAGAGAATCTTGTCGGAGACGCGGTGACCAAAGAAAACAACGATGTTTTGATGGAGATTGTTGGTAACGATCAGACAAACGACGAAACTGATCGAACTTTCTTAGAGGAATACTATAACAG ATTTGTAACGACGGGGCAAGTTGGATTCATAGAGAAGCGAGTAAGCAACGGAGAGCAAACACTGACGATTCTGAGAGAGATAGGAGAGATGTATTCACTGTTTGTGGTGGGGAAAAACAGAGGTGGTTGCCTAATGACGTCAGGAATGAACGATTGGGAAGAGTGTCCGGAACTAGGAACGATCGGAGATTTCTTGGCTTCATCAAATATGGATGTAAATGCTTCTGTATTAGTAGTTCAAAGACATAGACACTCATTTGAAATCTTTGTGGATGAATAG
- the LOC106363300 gene encoding organic cation/carnitine transporter 6-like produces MSSKNKTYLESLVSQLPPEQETSEELLSCYEIILFGLGISYYGVPLAARDIDVNIYLSETLNAVVELPSFVITPIILERVNRRSSVLVNTLLGGASGVLCFVLSVLGKTGIAFAFELATFFCARIGFNLMAVYMVEMFPTCVRSSATMMFRQALVVGGACCPLIASIGRDLPSVSFAIFGVAMSGLGLFVLILPETKGSSLCDTMEEQEKRDQAINSSCC; encoded by the exons ATGTCATCGAAGAACAAAACCTACTTGGAATCACTAGTTTCTCAGTTACCTCCAGAGCAAGAAACCTCTGAAGAACTGTTAAG TTGTTATGAGATCATATTGTTTGGGTTGGGAATATCATACTACGGAGTTCCTTTAGCAGCTAGAGACATAGACGTCAACATATACTTATCTGAAACCCTAAACGCAGTGGTGGAGTTGCCTTCTTTTGTTATCACTCCGATCATATTGGAGAGGGTCAACAGAAGAAGCTCTGTTCTAGTGAATACATTACTAGGTGGAGCTTCAGGAGTGCTTTGTTTCGTTCTCAGCGTTCTTGGGAAAACAGGCATTGCGTTTGCGTTTGAGCTAGCGACGTTTTTCTGTGCAAGGATCGGATTCAACCTAATGGCGGTTTACATGGTTGAAATGTTTCCTACTTGTGTGAGAAGTTCTGCAACAATGATGTTTAGACAGGCCCTTGTTGTTGGAGGAGCTTGTTGTCCGCTCATTGCTTCCATTGGAAGAGATCTACCATCAGTATCCTTTGCGATTTTCGGAGTTGCCATGTCTGGTTTGGGGTTGTTCGTTTTGATTCTACCCGAGACAAAAGGTTCAAGCCTCTGCGATACAATGgaagaacaagaaaaaagagATCAAGCTATAAACTCTAGCTGTTGTTGA